The Faecalibacterium sp. I3-3-89 sequence GAATTTCTGTGAATTTTGGGTAGATTTTTTGGGAAAACATCCCAGCCCGGGCATAAGGGGCGTGTCAAGTCCAGCACCGTCTTGGAAAAAAAAACGAAGTGTGCTATACTACAATGATAAAAGCAACACCCAAAATCTGACACAGCAAAGGAAAACTGTTCATGCGCATTGGATTTGTAGAGCTGGTACTGCTCCTCTTCATCGCATCCCTCACGGTGGGGCCGAACGTGGCCCTTTTCGTAGACCGGTGGCTCCGCCGCGCCCAGCGCACCTCGGCGGCAGCGGCCCGCCGGAAGGCCCAGCTGGAAGCACAGGCCGCCATCGAGCGGGAGGCTCTGCTGACCCGTTTCCGGGTGGCCAGCAATGTCTTTGCCCTGCTGCTGCTGGCGGCGCTGGCCTACGGCCTGCTGCTGCGGCCCATCGAGACGCCGCCGAAAGCCTACACCGTCCCGGATGTCCGGCAGGACACCGGCGCGGCCCGGACGGAGCTGTCCGCCGACAGCAAAGATGGCTGGAAGCTGGGGGACTATCTGGGCGTGGACTGTGTCCGCACACAGGACGGCCTTGTCTACGCTGCGGCCTACGACGGTGCATCAATGAAAAAGCGGAAAAGCGATCTGGTCCGCACCGACGGCGGGCACGATGCGGCCATCCTGTCCGTGGAGGGGGAGCTGACAGGTTTTGCCTTTGACGGAAACGGGGATCTGTGGCTGACGGTCGTGACGCCCACCGGCGGGACCCTCTGCCGTGCCCGGCATGACAGCTGGGGCACCTCGGTGGAGCCGGTGGTCACCCAGCTGGACGGCGCACCGCTGGGTGCGCTGTCGGCGGTGGAGGCCGGCCCGGACGGAAAAGTCTATTTTGCCGCCGCGGCGGAGACCAGCGTGAAAAACGGGCTGGAAGGTGCGCTGCGCACCGAGCTTCTGGCCCACACCGGCACGGGCTGGGTCTACGTCTACGACCCGGCCGACCGTTCGGTGCAGCGGGTGCTGGGGGGCATCGCGGGCGCGTCGGGGCTGGCCCTCTCGGAGGACGGCGGGACGCTCTATGTCTCCGACCTCGGCAGCCGCTGCGTCTGGGCCGTGGACGCCGACGC is a genomic window containing:
- a CDS encoding SMP-30/gluconolactonase/LRE family protein — protein: MRIGFVELVLLLFIASLTVGPNVALFVDRWLRRAQRTSAAAARRKAQLEAQAAIEREALLTRFRVASNVFALLLLAALAYGLLLRPIETPPKAYTVPDVRQDTGAARTELSADSKDGWKLGDYLGVDCVRTQDGLVYAAAYDGASMKKRKSDLVRTDGGHDAAILSVEGELTGFAFDGNGDLWLTVVTPTGGTLCRARHDSWGTSVEPVVTQLDGAPLGALSAVEAGPDGKVYFAAAAETSVKNGLEGALRTELLAHTGTGWVYVYDPADRSVQRVLGGIAGASGLALSEDGGTLYVSDLGSRCVWAVDADARELTAGGKNCKSFLSGLPGYPGALALDEDGILYVSYRWARSNWLEKNADRTLLRSIALRAGENMQQKLFGLSADAPCAEAVDTADGSWERTFTGREMDGCTAVCPAGSKVYFGAAGSASLLSARV